Proteins encoded within one genomic window of Trichocoleus sp.:
- a CDS encoding cupin domain-containing protein: MSTAQTNQSVNQNGLLLQPDQGRSYWVLGDLYTFKTVSQDTNGAYSLMEIVVYPQTGSPPHIHSREDESFFIQSGEIQFQIDGETLLATPGTFIYSPRGQRHLFINPSDQPATMLCWVTPAGLEHFFMEIGTPADDPTAPPPPVTDADIQKTIALAPQYGLTILPPDSAN; encoded by the coding sequence ATGTCTACAGCTCAAACGAATCAGAGCGTGAATCAAAACGGTCTTTTGTTACAGCCTGACCAGGGAAGATCTTACTGGGTACTGGGTGACCTCTATACCTTTAAAACTGTCAGCCAGGATACAAATGGAGCCTATTCGCTGATGGAAATAGTTGTTTATCCTCAAACTGGCTCACCACCCCACATCCATAGTCGCGAAGATGAATCCTTCTTCATTCAGTCGGGAGAAATTCAGTTTCAAATTGATGGAGAAACCCTGCTGGCAACGCCTGGAACCTTCATCTACTCTCCCAGAGGGCAGCGTCATCTGTTTATTAACCCCAGTGACCAACCTGCTACCATGTTGTGCTGGGTAACACCTGCTGGGCTAGAGCATTTTTTTATGGAAATTGGCACTCCGGCTGATGATCCCACTGCACCGCCACCCCCTGTCACAGACGCAGATATCCAAAAGACGATCGCTCTGGCTCCCCAATACGGGCTGACCATTCTTCCTCCAGACTCTGCTAACTAA